A single window of Zea mays cultivar B73 chromosome 10, Zm-B73-REFERENCE-NAM-5.0, whole genome shotgun sequence DNA harbors:
- the LOC103641989 gene encoding uncharacterized protein has protein sequence MWAPGSPGRLPAMEECGEDEETDVDAYHGAMASSCWGRLGAAALWHRLRQHLSLVRRRRRQRGRSLLGAGGLNYDPLSYAQNFDDGCLCLEEREPDFSARFAPARHAAGSPRPTAAARDVATA, from the coding sequence ATGTGGGCGCCGGGCTCGCCGGGGAGGCTGCCGGCGATGGAGGagtgcggcgaggacgaggagacGGACGTGGACGCGTACCACGGGGCGATGGCCTCCTCCTGTTGGGGCCGTCTCGGCGCCGCCGCGCTGTGGCACAGGCTACGGCAGCATCTCAGCCtcgtgcgccgccgccgccgccagcgcGGCCGCTCCCTCCTCGGCGCCGGTGGGCTCAACTACGACCCGCTCAGCTACGCGCAGAACTTCGACGACGGCTGCCTCTGCCTGGAAGAGCGCGAGCCGGACTTCAGCGCCAGGTTCGCGCCCGCGCGGCACGCCGCCGGCTCCCCGCGGCCCACGGCCGCGGCGCGTGACGTCGCGACCGCTTGA